The window CAAGCCCTACCGCGATGCCGGCACCGTGGAAACCGTGCGCGCCAACCTGCACGGCGCCAAATACACCCTGGCGGTGCCCGACTACGTGTACGACGCCGGGCTGCATGATTTTGCCGACATCGCCAAATTCAAGGACAAGCTCAACGGCCAGCTCTACGGCATTGAACCGGGCAACGACGGCAATCGGCTGATCCAGAGCATGATCGACAAGAACGCCTTCGGCCTGAAGGACTTCAAGATCGTCGAATCCAGCGAAGCGGCGATGCTCTCGCAACTCAAACGCGCCACGCGCAAGAACGAATGGATGGTGTTCCTCGGCTGGGAACCGCACCCGATGAACACCCGCAACAAGATGAAGTACCTCAGCGGCGGCGACGAATACTTCGGCCCCAACTTCGGCCAGGCCACGGTCTACACCAACGTGCGCAAGGACTACCTCAAGGAATGCAGCAACGTCGGCAAGTTGCTGCAGAACATGGAGTTCAGTTTGGTGATGGAGAACCAGCTGATGGACGCGGTGCTGAACCAGAACCAGAAGCCACGGGCGGCGGCGAAGGCGTGGTTGAA of the Pseudomonas sp. MAG733B genome contains:
- a CDS encoding choline ABC transporter substrate-binding protein, yielding MKALLLLVSLSLPLLAQAAEPESCATVRFSDVGWTDITVTTAVASEVLESLGYKTKTTLLSIPVTYRALSSGKELDVFLGNWMPTTENDIKPYRDAGTVETVRANLHGAKYTLAVPDYVYDAGLHDFADIAKFKDKLNGQLYGIEPGNDGNRLIQSMIDKNAFGLKDFKIVESSEAAMLSQLKRATRKNEWMVFLGWEPHPMNTRNKMKYLSGGDEYFGPNFGQATVYTNVRKDYLKECSNVGKLLQNMEFSLVMENQLMDAVLNQNQKPRAAAKAWLKANPAVLEAWLVGVSSRDGKDGLAVAGASLTSQ